Sequence from the Scyliorhinus torazame isolate Kashiwa2021f chromosome 3, sScyTor2.1, whole genome shotgun sequence genome:
cagggtaggtggattggctaaattgctccttaattggaaaaaatgaattgggtactctagatttatttttaaaacttaaaaataaataaataatgttgtTGCTTGGATGACCCTAGCAGAGGGTGGATTTGATACAGGATCAAAGTGAcaaggacagcactctgattttaaGGGTATCGCCTCCCCATTCTCACCCAGACGTCTAAATTAAAATTGGCTTTAGTTTTCTTTTGGTTATTTTTTCCAAGAATATTCACAATGGTGTCTTTTAATAATTAAACCACCACAAAAAATAGTATTCAGCACAATTTCTAAAAATGTTATTCTGCTTTAATCATTAAAGCTCATTGTAAGCAAAATTTTAAGGGTTCAGTTTCAGTTTTCCTGCAAATTACAACTCAACCGTTACAATCGACATTGTTACTTTacagtaaaaaatatattttgTAACAGTTAAAGTATGTTCCAAATAGTATGATCAATGGCCAAAAAAACAGAACAACTTACACAGGTTTCCATCATCACTGCCAATTTTCACACTGTGTATCAGGTAAATCTTTCACAAATCCAGAAATAAATGTTTTTAAGTTAACAAAAGAAAGTTTCCATAGCTACGCAAAAAGTAAACTTGCAATAAAAGCTGCATAAACATGAAATACACCCTATCTCCATGGTGCAAATTGATCCGTGAGCAAAGATTCAGGCATGATTTGCCTTTTCCTGGCCACTCACATCTCTACCCAGCTGCACAGTCAGGAGTGGTGGTATTTGATATGCATTTCCGACAGTTTGCGTTGCCGGCTGTTAACTAAAACTTTACGGTGTTTCTGGCTCTTTAGCAACAATAGCTGATGAAGCCACATTGCCGATAGCACACGGGTGCGGGGGAATATCACCAGAGGAAATAAACACAAACATGTCCGACGACTTGTTCGCAAGCAGCGCTGAATGAAAACAGTATTGATATGATATAGAGACAACAGTTGTGTAGGGAGAGGTGAGATCAATACAAAACTTTCTAAAATAGAAAAGCTACATGACCAAAGCTTTCAAAAACACAAGCCGCCATTACACCTGAGGATATCAATTAGTTTTTTACATGTATGACTACAAATGAACGTTTCTGTAAAATTTTCAAGTGACCAAACTATTTCAGTAACATGTGTTTTTGTGTCAGGTTCCTTTTGATCGATCCAAGTACAAGCAAAGAGCAATTTGAACAATGACAAACAAAAGTGCAGTCACTTTCTGTTAGATTTGTTCATCTGTTTCATCAAAATTTACAACTCCAGTTTTTTCCTTGATCCAGATTAAATATTTGTCTGTTAGCCGGGTATAAATGCCGGGGTGCCTGGCAATCGCACACTGTTTCCCAGCTGAAGCAATCCCAACCATCACCTCTTTCCGGCTCAGGGCTTTTGTTTTACACATTAATGGGCCTCCGGCATCGCCCTGTGGAAAAAAGAATAAAATCATTATTCTCAATATTCTTTTACATAACATGTAAGAATTCACAAAATGTTCGAAAGTTAATGATGGCGTTTGGGTTGTTAACAATTTTCGTCAACTCACTTAGAAATGCAAAGAAAATGACAACGCAAGGACAAACTCCGCGGGGCAGGGCCTGatgtctgtgactggggtgggcgggggggaggggggggcgggtgcatCCGATGTagtggtgagggggctgggggaaTGGGGCTGGTTCCTTTAATTTAACTTTGAGATTGAGGCGGCCTTTAAAAATGGGGAACTGATCTAAGAATCCCCGCTTTGCCGGCACCTCTCCCTTCCACTCCCGATTctgaccttgtgtgactgtgtgtgtggagtttggatcttctccccgtgtttgcggggtttcCTCTGGATGATCCAGTTttatcccacaatctaaagatgtggaagttaggtggattggccatgctaaactgccccttagtgtccaacggttatggggatagggcgggtacgggtctaggtagggtgctctttcagagggttggtgcagactcaatgggccgaatggcctccttcagcactatagggattctattattctatgaaaagGTGGCTGCGAAGCCGacgagtttcacacagcttttctcaccTTATCAAATGCTCTGTGTGCAATTACGTCCAGAGATTCTGGATGGTTCCAACTTATGTTAAATAACAGGTTAGTTATGTAAAACGTTGGAAGGTTTAAAACCAGTTATAACTCCTGGGTGCTATGCTATTGTCTGCTCCGAACCCGCACTGGACCCCTTCCCGACATCACTCCCCACTCACCCCTGACTAACATCCCAAACCCCCAACTAGCCCCCAGCCCCCGACTACCATCCCAACCTCCCAAATCTCTGACTATCCCACCAGCTCCCGACTATCCTCCCATCCTCTGGACTAGACCCCACCCccaactacccccacaccacctgaCTATcacctgtcgtgttaggtacactggtctatcactggctgcaactggatgcagcttagatcagaaagatactccagaccttgaagttagttcaatcaggtttattgaactaatagcacagttagcacagttctctgtgagttcgactctctgctaacttaagtgcggttactcagtctgactgaaccagactagctcttagccatgtggtggaggtgtgagattgtaacaacacccttggctgactctctagatgttcaccaatggaaagaggcggagtgtgagtgccttgtgtcttttatagtcagatcccacccctgagtgtcctgcctgcttattggtcatgtcctgttctctgtgtccattagccgcttgtctgtatatcattatgtgtgtgtctgcatatcatgacattaccCACCCCCTAACTACTCCAGCCCTCTAACTCTAACTGCCCCCAAATCTGCTAACTGTCCCCCAACCTCACCTCCAAAGACACCCACACCCCACAGCTACCCCTCTAGCCCACCACCCCTGAGCACCCACACCTCCTCACTAAACCCTACCCTCAACTCCTGACTCTCCACCATGCTGACACCTCCCAAACACCTGAGACTCACTACCCCAACCCCCACCGACCTCTCCACTCACCCTACTCCCTCATCCACTTGTCTTGATTTATTGCTTGCAATacagcagctagtgccataaaaggAGAGGTGACTTGACTTCCCTGATGATCCTATTTCCCAAAGGAAGGAATTCAGGGTCAGGTACTctacatcctgggggtcaccattgaccagaaactgaactggactagtcatataaatactggaaCTAcaggaacaggtcagaggctaggaatcctcctgactccccaaagcctgtccaccatctacaaggcacaagtcaggagtgtaatgggatgctctccacttgcctggatgagtgcagctccaacaacactcaagaagcttgacaccatccaggacaaagcagcccacttgcttgctccctcttccacaagcattcaaaccctccaccactgacacacaatggcagccctgtggaccatctacaagatgcatttcaggaacttaccaaggatacttaggcagcacgttccaaaactgaaaccactaccatctaggaggacaagagcagcagatacctgggaacaccaccacctggaggttcgcctCCAAGTAACTAACCGTCTtaatttggaactatatcaccgttccttcactgttgctgggtcaaaatcctgaaattcccttccaaatggcactgtgggtatatctacagcacatggactgcagcagttcaagaaggcagctcaccaccaccttctcaagggcaactagtgatgggcaacaaacgctggcccagccagcaaagcccacatcccgtaaaaattatttaaaaaaaatattcccaGCCTCCCAGGTCGGGTGTTTGGGTGAGAAATCTCGAGCTCCCATCTAAGGTAAGAAAATAGAAACGGGATGGCAATGCGACGGTGATTGGCACTCCGCAAAAGACTCGACTCATTATCTATTGCTAAAAATCCTACAAACGATAGTGTGTAACTTACCAGGCAGGAATCTTTTTTACCCTTTTTATCACCTGCACAAATCATGTTGTCTGTTATAATTGGGTGCCCATTGTAATATTTTTTACTATTGCAGCGTTTCCGCTCAATCACAGATACAGTTGCCTCTTTCAAGATGTCAGACTGTGTTTTATCGCTGGGACTGGTTTGTCCCCATCCAATGATAGTGCATTTTGCTCCAGATTTAAGGTCCAATGTGGAAGTTGGCAGTTTCAGGATTTCTATCACCTTGTTCTTGATTTTTGCAGCTTGTGCTAACTAGAACAATAAGAAAAATGTCTTTACTTGGTTCTGAGTAGCTGCAGTCAAGCACATAAAATCAATTTCACTGTGGCATTTATTTTATTCAAATATAAAGTGCAGAAGGTGGAAAGTTGGTGCTTGTGAGTAACTCCAAAACGTCCCTTCATTTATTTAGGCAATTTGAATCTAGACAGTAACATGTGAGTAAAATACCAAAGGTTGAGAACATCACTCAGTAAGAAGCAGAACAATTTGTTTATACCCGTGTTTTCCACCAATGATCTGCAAAAATTACATTAGGAAACCCTGTAAAAATTCTGCCCCTCTTTTTTAAGCCAGGAAGGAGGGTTACTCATTCCCACACATTGAACATATTTACAGATACCTTCTTGAACAATATTCACCTCCAGTAGCATGATGTCATTGTCTACTTTATTTTTGAATTTAGGGTATGGAATATGCATTTTAACAGAAATTCTTTGTTCCATCTCATCTTTCGTTTGGAATGAGTGAGCTCCA
This genomic interval carries:
- the LOC140409015 gene encoding granzyme K-like, encoding MLQVAFFVSVISVLANQGCDCVEIIGGLDVKPHSKPYMVSVQANNKHVCGGTLIQAKWVLTAANCQELLKKKKVTVILGAHSFQTKDEMEQRISVKMHIPYPKFKNKVDNDIMLLELAQAAKIKNKVIEILKLPTSTLDLKSGAKCTIIGWGQTSPSDKTQSDILKEATVSVIERKRCNSKKYYNGHPIITDNMICAGDKKGKKDSCLGDAGGPLMCKTKALSRKEVMVGIASAGKQCAIARHPGIYTRLTDKYLIWIKEKTGVVNFDETDEQI